The proteins below come from a single Rhinolophus ferrumequinum isolate MPI-CBG mRhiFer1 chromosome 8, mRhiFer1_v1.p, whole genome shotgun sequence genomic window:
- the AGXT gene encoding alanine--glyoxylate aminotransferase, with protein MLRVLTSASVALGPRAAGWVRTMASHQLLVAPPEALLKPLSVPSRLLLGPGPSNLAPRVLAAGGLQMIGHMHKEMYQIMDEIKQGIQYVFQTRNPLTLAVSGSGHCVLETAVVNLLEPGDPFLVGVNGIWGQRAAEIGERVGARVHPMTKDPGGYYTLQEVEEALAQHKPVLLFLTHGESSSGVLQPLDGYGDLCRRYNCLLLVDSVASLGGVPIHMDQQGIDVLYTGSQKVLNGPPGTSLISFNDKAKNKIYTRKTKPYSFYMDVKWLANFWGCDNKPRMYHHTTPVIGLYSLRESLALIVEKGLENSWRQHREATAYLQGRLQGLGLQLFVKDPALRLPTVTTVSVPAGYDWRDIVNYLMDHFSIEITGGLGPSLGKVLRIGLLGCNATRENADRVTEALQQALQHCPRNKL; from the exons ATGCTGCGTGTGCTGACCTCGGCCAGTGTGGCGCTGGGGCCCCGGGCGGCAGGTTGGGTGCGGACCATGGCCTCGCACCAGCTGCTCGTGGCCCCCCCGGAGGCCCTGCTAAAGCCCCTGTCGGTGCCCAGCCGGCTCCTGCTGGGGCCCGGCCCCTCCAACCTGGCTCCGCGCGTCCTGGCGGCCGGCGGCCTGCAGATGATCGGCCACATGCACAAGGAGATGTACCAG ATAATGGACGAGATCAAGCAAGGCATCCAGTACGTGTTCCAGACCAGGAACCCCCTCACGCTGGCTGTCAGCGGCTCGGGGCACTGCGTCCTGGAGACCGCCGTGGTCAACCTCCTGGAGCCCGGGGACCCCTTCCTAGTGGGTGTCAATGGCATCTGGGGGCAGCGGGCAGCTGAAATCGGCGAGCGCGTTG gagcCCGAGTGCACCCAATGACCAAGGACCCCGGAGGCTACTACACACTGCAGGAGGTGGAGGAG GCCCTGGCCCAGCACAAGCCAGTGCTGCTGTTCCTGACTCACGGGGAGTCCTCCAGCGGCGTGCTGCAGCCCCTGGATGGCTATGGGGACCTCTGCCGCAG GTACAACTGCCTGCTCCTGGTGGACTCCGTAGCGTCCCTGGGTGGGGTCCCCATCCACATGGACCAGCAAG GCATCGATGTCTTGTACACGGGCTCTCAGAAGGTCCTGAATGGCCCTCCGGGCACCTCACTCATCTCCTTCAATGACAAGGCCAA AAATAAGATCTACACGCGGAAGACGAAGCCCTACTCCTTCTACATGGACGTCAAGTGGCTGGCCAACTTCTGGGGCTGTGACAACAAGCCCAGGAT GTACCATCACACCACGCCCGTCATCGGCTTGTACAGCCTGAGAGAGAGCCTGGCCCTCATAGTGGAGAAG GGCCTGGAGAACAGCTGGCGGCAGCACCGGGAGGCTACCGCATACCTGCAAGGGCGCCTGCAGGGGCTGGGTCTACAGCTCTTCGTGAAGGATCCT GCGCTCCGGCTGCCCACCGTCACCACCGTGTCTGTGCCTGCTGGCTACGACTGGAGAGACATTGTCAACTACCTAATGGACCACTTTTCCATCGAGATCACGGGTGGCCTTGGGCCCTCCTtggggaag GTGCTGCGGATTGGCCTCCTGGGCTGCAATGCCACCCGGGAGAATGCGGACCGAGTGACCGAGGCCCTGCAGCAGGCCCTGCAGCACTGCCCCCGGAACAAGCTGTGA